The Actinomadura sp. WMMB 499 genome includes a window with the following:
- the treS gene encoding maltose alpha-D-glucosyltransferase, producing MPANEPATEYPAAESLPVASEPVPDAFDPETPRDPHWFKTAVFYEVSVRGFADSNNDGYGDLRGLISKLDHLQWLGIDCLWLLPIYQSPLKDGGYDIAEYTKILPEFGELGDFVELIEEAHARGIRVIADLVMNHTSDQHPWFQSSRSDPDGPFGDFYVWDDTDEKYPDARIIFVDTEQSNWTYDPVRGQYYWHRFFSHQPDLNFDNPDVQDAMLENLRFWLDLGIDGFRLDAVPYLYERESTNCENLPETHAYLKRVRAEVDRLYPDRVLLAEANQWPGDVVEYFGDPGVGGDECHMAFHFPVMPRIFMAVRREQRYPISEIMAQTPKIPENCQWGIFLRNHDELTLEMVTDEERDYMYTEYAKDPRMKANIGIRRRLAPLLDNDRNQLELFTALLLSLPGSPVLYYGDEIGMGDNIWLGDRDAVRTPMQWTPDRNAGFSKCDPARLYLPVIMDPIYGYQAVNVEAFAGNPGSLLHWTRKMIEIRQRHPVFGVGSYVELSASNPSVLAYTREIGNGDANQWGGMDTVLCVNNLSRFPQPVELDLRRFRGSAPIECMGGVQFPAIGELPYLLTLPGHGFYWFLLPPPPAETESGENPGEEVI from the coding sequence GTGCCCGCGAACGAGCCCGCCACCGAGTACCCGGCGGCCGAGTCCCTCCCGGTCGCGTCCGAGCCCGTCCCGGACGCCTTCGACCCGGAGACGCCGCGCGACCCGCACTGGTTCAAGACGGCGGTGTTCTACGAGGTGTCGGTGCGCGGGTTCGCCGACTCCAACAACGACGGCTACGGCGACCTGCGCGGGCTCATCTCCAAGCTCGACCACCTGCAGTGGCTCGGCATCGACTGCCTCTGGCTGCTGCCCATCTACCAGTCGCCCCTCAAGGACGGCGGGTACGACATCGCCGAGTACACGAAGATCCTTCCGGAGTTCGGGGAGCTCGGGGACTTCGTGGAGCTGATCGAGGAGGCGCACGCGCGCGGGATCCGGGTGATCGCCGACCTGGTGATGAACCACACGTCCGACCAGCACCCGTGGTTCCAGTCGTCGCGCAGCGACCCGGACGGCCCGTTCGGGGACTTCTACGTGTGGGACGACACCGACGAGAAGTACCCCGACGCGCGGATCATCTTCGTCGACACCGAGCAGTCGAACTGGACCTACGACCCGGTGCGCGGGCAGTACTACTGGCACCGGTTCTTCTCCCACCAGCCGGATCTGAACTTTGACAATCCGGACGTCCAGGACGCCATGCTGGAGAACCTGCGGTTCTGGCTCGACCTCGGCATCGACGGCTTCCGCCTCGACGCCGTCCCGTACCTGTACGAGCGCGAGAGCACCAACTGCGAGAACCTGCCGGAGACGCACGCCTACCTCAAGCGCGTCCGCGCCGAGGTCGACCGCCTCTACCCCGACCGCGTCCTGCTGGCCGAGGCCAACCAGTGGCCCGGCGACGTCGTGGAGTACTTCGGCGATCCGGGGGTGGGCGGGGACGAGTGCCACATGGCGTTCCACTTCCCGGTCATGCCGCGCATCTTCATGGCCGTCCGCCGCGAGCAGCGCTACCCCATCTCCGAGATCATGGCGCAGACACCGAAGATCCCCGAGAACTGCCAGTGGGGCATCTTCCTGCGCAACCACGACGAGCTGACCCTGGAGATGGTCACCGACGAAGAGCGCGACTACATGTACACCGAATACGCCAAAGACCCGCGCATGAAGGCCAACATCGGCATCCGGCGCCGCCTGGCCCCCCTCCTGGACAACGACCGCAACCAGCTCGAACTGTTCACCGCGCTCCTGCTCTCGCTGCCCGGCTCGCCCGTCCTGTACTACGGCGACGAGATCGGCATGGGCGACAACATCTGGCTCGGCGACCGCGACGCCGTCCGCACCCCCATGCAATGGACGCCGGACCGCAACGCGGGCTTCTCGAAATGCGACCCGGCCCGCCTCTACCTGCCGGTGATCATGGACCCGATCTACGGCTACCAGGCCGTCAACGTCGAGGCCTTCGCGGGCAATCCGGGGTCACTGCTGCACTGGACGCGCAAGATGATCGAGATCCGGCAGCGGCACCCGGTGTTCGGCGTCGGCTCGTACGTCGAGCTGTCCGCGTCGAACCCGTCCGTGCTGGCGTACACGCGGGAGATCGGCAACGGGGACGCGAACCAGTGGGGCGGCATGGACACCGTCCTGTGCGTGAACAACCTGTCGCGCTTCCCGCAGCCCGTCGAACTGGACCTGCGGCGGTTCCGCGGCTCCGCGCCGATCGAGTGCATGGGCGGCGTGCAGTTCCCGGCCATCGGCGAGCTGCCCTACCTGCTGACGCTCCCCGGCCACGGCTTCTACTGGTTCCTCCTCCCCCCGCCGCCCGCCGAGACCGAATCCGGTGAGAATCCGGGTGAAGAGGTGATCTGA
- a CDS encoding phosphotransferase → MAPPDRSLVRLLAEWLPRQRWFGGKHRPIDGLSIGTATVLRPGDPGLHHLVLDVSQSGVTDRYQLLLGVRHDLPERLRPGEIGRVAAVGGGTEHVYDAAHDPELTGPLLAHMAAEDALGPVRFRHAPGARIRTDLDAARSPAEQSNTSLIFGDAYICKLFRRLAPGVNPDLEVNLALSRQGCAHVPAVHGWMELEPGAGEDGEPVTLALLSEFLRTGSDGWQLALTSVRDWFAQPAEPPPPGAEPAAAPVPPAAEAGAAGGDFAAEAERLGAATAQVHRDLAAAFGVTEVPADELRSRVAAMNEQLSQVSAAVPDIRPYTAAIRDVFARCAAGAVPLPFQRVHGDYHLGQAMRTDAGWVLLDFEGEPARTPAERRALGHPLRDVAGMLRSFEYAARYLQTGDGGASPPAAAAAVEQRARAWSERNRAAFCRGYAAAGGPDPVAHAGLLRALELDKAVYEVRYEARNRPSWLPVPLRTLERLAG, encoded by the coding sequence GTGGCGCCGCCCGACCGCTCACTCGTCCGGCTCCTGGCGGAGTGGCTGCCCCGGCAACGGTGGTTCGGCGGCAAGCACCGCCCCATCGACGGCCTGTCGATCGGCACCGCGACCGTGCTGCGGCCCGGCGACCCGGGACTGCACCACCTCGTCCTGGACGTCTCCCAGAGCGGCGTCACCGACCGCTACCAGCTGCTCCTCGGCGTCCGCCACGACCTGCCGGAACGGCTGCGGCCCGGCGAGATCGGCCGGGTCGCCGCGGTGGGCGGCGGCACCGAGCACGTCTACGACGCCGCCCACGACCCGGAGCTGACCGGCCCGCTGCTCGCGCACATGGCCGCGGAGGACGCGCTCGGGCCCGTCCGGTTCCGGCACGCGCCCGGCGCGCGGATCCGGACGGACCTGGACGCCGCGCGGAGCCCCGCCGAGCAGAGCAACACCTCGCTGATCTTCGGGGACGCCTACATCTGCAAGCTGTTCCGCCGCCTGGCGCCCGGCGTGAACCCCGACCTGGAGGTCAACCTGGCGCTGTCCCGGCAGGGCTGCGCGCACGTCCCCGCCGTGCACGGCTGGATGGAGCTCGAACCGGGGGCGGGCGAGGACGGCGAGCCGGTGACGCTCGCGCTGCTGTCGGAGTTCCTGCGGACCGGGTCGGACGGCTGGCAGCTCGCGCTCACCAGCGTCCGCGACTGGTTCGCGCAGCCCGCCGAACCTCCGCCGCCGGGCGCCGAACCCGCCGCGGCGCCCGTCCCGCCGGCGGCGGAGGCGGGCGCCGCCGGGGGCGACTTCGCGGCGGAGGCCGAGCGGCTCGGCGCCGCGACCGCGCAGGTGCACCGCGACCTCGCCGCCGCGTTCGGGGTGACCGAGGTTCCGGCGGACGAGCTGCGGTCCCGGGTCGCGGCCATGAACGAGCAGCTGTCGCAGGTCAGCGCGGCCGTCCCGGACATCCGCCCGTACACCGCCGCGATCCGCGACGTGTTCGCGCGCTGCGCGGCGGGCGCGGTGCCGCTGCCGTTCCAGCGCGTCCACGGCGACTACCACCTGGGGCAGGCGATGCGGACGGACGCCGGCTGGGTGCTGCTGGACTTCGAGGGCGAGCCCGCCCGGACGCCCGCGGAGCGGCGGGCCCTCGGGCATCCGCTGCGCGACGTCGCGGGCATGCTGCGCTCGTTCGAGTACGCCGCGCGGTACCTGCAGACGGGCGACGGCGGCGCGTCGCCGCCGGCGGCGGCCGCGGCCGTCGAGCAGCGGGCGCGGGCGTGGTCGGAGCGGAACCGGGCGGCGTTCTGCCGCGGGTACGCGGCCGCGGGCGGCCCCGACCCGGTCGCGCACGCCGGGCTGCTGCGGGCGCTGGAGCTGGACAAGGCCGTCTACGAGGTCCGGTACGAGGCGCGCAACCGCCCGTCCTGGCTGCCCGTCCCGCTCCGGACCCTGGAGCGGCTCGCGGGCTGA
- a CDS encoding GntR family transcriptional regulator — translation MPDRPAYLRIADTLREGIRDGGFPPGSRLPTMAELRRAHGVSEIVVRQAVALLRGEGLVETRRGGGTVVRIRPPVRRVAMDRYLAVAPAATSEQTSEQTSGPPQTTFTRDQKITWEEYRLDKEFTRVRADPELGALFELSAGTELLRRRFVFYARGEPQQISVNFLPWDLVGDTPVADPAREPWPGGTLAQLAYLGHPPTRVEEAVRSRMPTPDEAETLRLSGGVPVLAITRRLLSGDGVMEVCRDIVLPADRVVLDYAIDL, via the coding sequence GTGCCGGACCGTCCCGCCTATCTGCGCATCGCCGACACGCTGCGAGAAGGGATCCGGGACGGCGGCTTTCCGCCGGGATCGCGGCTGCCGACCATGGCGGAGCTGCGGCGGGCGCACGGCGTCTCGGAGATCGTCGTCCGGCAGGCCGTCGCGCTGCTGCGCGGCGAGGGCCTCGTCGAGACGCGCCGCGGCGGCGGCACCGTCGTCCGGATCCGGCCGCCCGTCCGCCGCGTCGCCATGGACCGCTACCTCGCGGTCGCCCCCGCCGCGACGTCCGAGCAAACGTCCGAGCAAACGTCCGGCCCGCCGCAGACCACCTTCACCCGCGACCAGAAGATCACCTGGGAGGAGTACCGGCTCGACAAGGAGTTCACCCGGGTGCGCGCCGACCCGGAACTGGGCGCGCTGTTCGAGCTGTCGGCCGGAACCGAGCTGCTGCGCCGCCGGTTCGTCTTCTACGCGCGCGGGGAGCCGCAGCAGATCTCGGTGAACTTCCTGCCGTGGGACCTGGTGGGCGACACCCCGGTCGCCGACCCCGCCCGGGAGCCGTGGCCCGGCGGGACGCTCGCGCAGCTGGCCTACCTCGGCCACCCGCCGACGCGGGTCGAGGAGGCCGTCCGGTCCCGGATGCCGACCCCCGACGAGGCCGAGACGCTCCGGCTGTCCGGCGGCGTGCCCGTCCTCGCCATCACCCGCCGATTGCTGTCGGGGGACGGCGTGATGGAGGTCTGCCGCGACATCGTGCTGCCCGCCGACCGCGTCGTCCTCGACTACGCCATCGACCTCTGA
- a CDS encoding NUDIX domain-containing protein, translating to MGDGDGWADCERGHRHWGRFGAAGLLAYHRDPAGQVWTLLQQRAWWGLGGGTWGMFGGALHSHEDAVTGALRETSEECTLDVGTVTVHGTSVEDHGGWFFTSVIGELPEMARVKAASMETRGARWVRAEDVTAHKLFEPFARSWPRLRDAMRRLVLVVDAANVVGARADHGWWKDRAGANARLRDDLKALDGGVTGVPDGLVPFDRCFPEVVLVVEGQARGVADEPVDGVRVVAAPGSGDDRIVELVTDPAPGTAHLVVTADRELRARCAAAGAGVTGPRWLLDRL from the coding sequence ATGGGAGACGGCGACGGGTGGGCCGACTGCGAGCGGGGGCACCGCCACTGGGGACGGTTCGGCGCGGCGGGCCTGCTCGCCTACCACAGGGACCCGGCCGGCCAGGTGTGGACGCTGCTGCAGCAGCGCGCGTGGTGGGGCCTCGGCGGCGGCACGTGGGGGATGTTCGGCGGCGCGCTGCACAGCCACGAGGACGCCGTGACCGGTGCGCTGCGCGAGACGTCCGAGGAGTGCACGCTCGACGTCGGGACCGTGACCGTGCACGGCACCAGCGTCGAGGACCACGGCGGCTGGTTCTTCACGTCCGTGATCGGCGAGCTGCCCGAGATGGCGCGGGTGAAGGCGGCGTCCATGGAGACGCGCGGCGCCCGCTGGGTGCGCGCCGAGGACGTCACCGCGCACAAGCTGTTCGAGCCGTTCGCGCGGTCGTGGCCGCGGCTGCGGGACGCGATGCGCCGCCTCGTGCTCGTGGTGGACGCCGCCAACGTGGTGGGCGCGCGGGCCGATCACGGCTGGTGGAAGGACCGGGCCGGGGCCAACGCGCGCCTGCGCGACGACCTGAAGGCGCTCGACGGGGGCGTGACGGGCGTGCCGGACGGACTCGTCCCGTTCGACCGCTGCTTCCCGGAGGTCGTCCTGGTCGTGGAGGGGCAGGCGCGGGGCGTCGCGGACGAGCCGGTGGACGGCGTGCGGGTCGTCGCGGCGCCCGGCAGCGGGGACGACCGGATCGTGGAGCTCGTCACCGACCCCGCACCCGGGACGGCGCACCTGGTGGTGACGGCCGACCGGGAGCTGCGGGCGCGCTGCGCGGCGGCGGGCGCGGGCGTTACCGGCCCCCGCTGGCTCCTCGACCGCCTCTGA
- the glgB gene encoding 1,4-alpha-glucan branching protein GlgB: MARVTHAEIDRLVGGDHHDPHGVLGAHPGRSGVTVRALRPLAERVEVVLPNGDRHPLRHVHQGVFAGTLPVGASLSGDDEDEAPLAVPDYRLAVTYGDGLENVQDDPYRHLPTLGELDLHLISEGRHEELWHALGARVRTYTSSFGQVTGTAFAVWAPTARGVRVVGDFNHWDGRAHPMRSLGSTGVWELFVPDVTDGMRYKFEILGADGHWRGKADPMARYTETPPATASRVFTSSYEWGDAAWMDERKQRDWLHEPMSVYEVHLGSWRPGLGYRELADDLTTYVKDMGFTHVQLLPVTEHPYGPSWGYQVTSYYAPTSRFGTPDDLRHLIDRLHQAGIGVLMDWVPAHFPKDEWALARFDGTALYEHDDPSRGEHPDWGTLVFNYGRAEVRNFLVANASYWLEEFHIDGLRVDAVASMLYLDYSREEGGWTPNVYGGRENLEAISFLQEMNATVYKRNPGIITVAEESTAWPGVSRPTHLGGLGFGFKWNMGWMHDTLEYLRHEPVFRHYHHNEITFSLMYAFSENYVLPLSHDEVVHGKGSLLSKMPGDAWQKFAGLRTLLAYMWSHPGKQLLFMGQEFGQGAEWAEERPLDWWLLENAAEGASHLGLQKLVRDLNLAYREEPALWTRDSDHEGFRWIDGNDAGGNTLSYLRYGTAPDGTAEPPVIACVINFSGTPHEDYRLGLPRTGGWREILNTDVYEYGGSGVGNLGRIEATAEPCHGLPASAVLRVPPLGAVWFAPE; encoded by the coding sequence ATGGCGCGGGTGACGCACGCGGAGATCGACCGGCTCGTCGGCGGCGACCACCATGATCCGCACGGTGTCCTCGGCGCCCATCCGGGCCGCTCGGGCGTCACCGTCCGGGCGCTGCGCCCGCTCGCCGAACGGGTCGAGGTCGTCCTGCCGAACGGCGACCGGCACCCGCTCCGGCACGTCCACCAGGGCGTCTTCGCGGGCACTCTGCCGGTCGGCGCGTCCCTGTCGGGCGACGACGAGGACGAGGCGCCGCTCGCGGTGCCCGACTACCGGCTCGCCGTCACCTACGGGGACGGGCTCGAGAACGTCCAGGACGACCCGTACCGGCACCTGCCCACGCTCGGTGAGCTGGACCTGCACCTGATCAGCGAGGGCCGGCACGAGGAGCTGTGGCACGCGCTCGGCGCTCGCGTCCGCACCTACACCTCGTCGTTCGGCCAGGTCACCGGCACCGCGTTCGCCGTGTGGGCGCCCACCGCGCGGGGCGTCCGGGTGGTCGGCGACTTCAACCACTGGGACGGGCGCGCCCACCCCATGCGGTCCCTCGGTTCGACCGGGGTCTGGGAGCTGTTCGTCCCGGACGTCACCGACGGCATGCGCTACAAGTTCGAGATCCTCGGCGCCGACGGGCACTGGCGCGGCAAGGCCGACCCGATGGCGCGCTACACCGAGACCCCGCCGGCGACCGCGTCCCGCGTGTTCACCTCGTCCTACGAGTGGGGCGACGCCGCCTGGATGGACGAGCGCAAGCAGCGCGACTGGCTGCACGAGCCGATGAGCGTGTACGAGGTCCACCTCGGCTCGTGGCGTCCCGGTCTCGGATACCGGGAGCTCGCGGACGACCTCACCACCTACGTCAAGGACATGGGGTTCACGCACGTCCAACTCCTGCCCGTGACCGAGCACCCCTACGGGCCGTCCTGGGGCTACCAGGTGACGTCCTACTACGCGCCCACGTCCCGGTTCGGCACCCCCGACGACCTCCGGCACCTCATCGACCGGCTGCACCAGGCGGGCATCGGCGTCCTGATGGACTGGGTCCCGGCCCACTTCCCCAAGGACGAGTGGGCCCTGGCGCGGTTCGACGGCACCGCCCTGTACGAGCACGACGACCCGTCGCGCGGCGAGCACCCCGACTGGGGGACGCTCGTGTTCAACTACGGGCGCGCCGAGGTCCGCAACTTCCTCGTGGCCAACGCCTCGTACTGGCTGGAGGAGTTCCACATCGACGGGCTCCGCGTCGACGCCGTGGCGTCCATGCTCTACCTGGACTACTCCCGTGAAGAGGGCGGCTGGACCCCGAACGTGTACGGCGGCCGGGAGAACCTGGAGGCCATCTCCTTCCTGCAGGAGATGAACGCCACCGTCTACAAGCGCAATCCCGGGATCATCACGGTCGCCGAGGAGTCGACCGCCTGGCCCGGGGTGTCCCGCCCGACGCACCTGGGCGGTCTCGGGTTCGGCTTCAAGTGGAACATGGGGTGGATGCACGACACGCTGGAGTACCTGCGTCACGAACCGGTGTTCCGGCACTACCACCACAACGAGATCACGTTCTCGCTCATGTACGCGTTCTCGGAGAACTACGTCCTGCCGCTGTCGCACGACGAGGTCGTCCACGGGAAGGGCTCACTGCTCAGCAAGATGCCCGGCGACGCCTGGCAGAAGTTCGCCGGGCTCCGCACGCTCCTCGCCTACATGTGGTCGCACCCCGGCAAGCAGCTCCTGTTCATGGGGCAGGAGTTCGGGCAGGGCGCCGAATGGGCCGAGGAACGCCCCCTGGACTGGTGGCTGCTGGAGAACGCCGCCGAGGGCGCCAGCCACCTCGGCCTGCAGAAACTCGTCCGCGACCTCAACCTCGCCTACCGGGAGGAGCCCGCGCTGTGGACGCGCGACAGCGACCACGAGGGCTTCCGCTGGATCGACGGCAACGACGCGGGCGGCAACACCCTGTCCTACCTGCGGTACGGGACCGCGCCCGACGGGACGGCGGAGCCGCCCGTCATCGCCTGCGTGATCAACTTCTCCGGGACCCCGCACGAGGACTACCGGCTCGGGCTGCCGCGCACCGGGGGCTGGCGGGAGATCCTCAACACCGACGTGTACGAGTACGGCGGCAGCGGCGTCGGCAACCTCGGCCGCATCGAGGCCACCGCCGAACCGTGCCACGGGCTGCCCGCGTCGGCCGTGCTGCGTGTCCCGCCCCTCGGCGCCGTCTGGTTCGCCCCGGAATGA
- a CDS encoding ACT domain-containing protein: MTDGQRLHLVPSQFTVGHLPHATFPEDDDWIALVRAPEGLTVVRDASPFTEAERWVGFYGDARQGPGAPGALAGLLGPLADAGISVFVASTYHADLLLVPENSSKDAADALRAAGHRVGDS; encoded by the coding sequence ATGACCGACGGCCAGCGCCTGCACCTCGTCCCGTCCCAGTTCACCGTGGGGCACCTGCCGCACGCGACGTTCCCCGAGGACGATGACTGGATCGCGCTCGTCCGCGCCCCCGAGGGCCTCACCGTCGTGCGGGACGCGTCCCCGTTCACCGAGGCGGAACGCTGGGTCGGCTTCTACGGCGACGCGCGGCAGGGCCCCGGTGCGCCGGGGGCGCTGGCCGGGCTGCTCGGCCCGCTCGCCGACGCCGGGATCTCGGTGTTCGTCGCCTCCACCTACCACGCCGACCTGCTCCTCGTCCCCGAGAACTCCTCCAAGGACGCCGCCGACGCACTCCGCGCCGCCGGCCACCGCGTCGGCGACTCCTAG